One genomic window of Candidatus Nitrospira inopinata includes the following:
- a CDS encoding efflux RND transporter periplasmic adaptor subunit produces the protein MTGRPERDLFRMLNRAAGMRARSLLSVALGAALCGLAASEWGCEKAQHDAIADNPPSVSTPPGVVTLSAEEASRIGLVVQPVAKSDFRTHRDFPGIVQPNQRNMAEITALVRGRVIEVYADLGQEVKANQPLAILYSSELGLAQSAYLKAKAKLNLAEQSYSRAQFLLEEKVIGEAEAQRRQAELLSIQAEANEAHDRLKLLGMTPEEFKRLEQSREIRSVVPIVAPFAGRVISRKLTRGEVVETTENLFVIADLSEVWVLANIPEKDIPFVHAVHASKGTKAEVRVNAYPGEVFHGTITYVGDVLDPSTRTMQLRIELPNSDGRFKPEMFATVRLFSEPQLDRLAVPDAALQHDQGKTFVFVQRKATEYEVREVEVGESNGALTSILAGLDEGERIVTHGAFLLKSELLKKQV, from the coding sequence GAACCGCGCGGCGGGCATGCGCGCACGCTCGTTGCTCTCAGTCGCGTTGGGGGCCGCGCTATGCGGATTGGCGGCATCGGAATGGGGCTGCGAGAAAGCCCAACACGACGCGATCGCCGACAATCCTCCCAGCGTTTCGACGCCTCCCGGAGTGGTGACCCTGTCGGCCGAGGAGGCGTCTCGCATCGGGCTGGTTGTTCAACCCGTCGCCAAAAGCGATTTCCGAACCCATCGCGACTTTCCGGGCATCGTGCAGCCCAACCAGCGCAATATGGCCGAAATCACGGCGCTGGTAAGAGGGCGGGTGATCGAGGTATACGCGGATCTCGGCCAGGAGGTCAAAGCCAATCAACCGCTGGCCATTTTGTACAGCAGCGAATTAGGACTGGCTCAGTCCGCCTATCTGAAGGCCAAGGCGAAGTTGAACCTGGCGGAACAGTCGTACTCACGCGCCCAGTTTCTCCTTGAAGAGAAGGTGATCGGCGAGGCGGAGGCCCAGCGGCGGCAGGCAGAGCTCTTGAGCATCCAGGCGGAAGCCAACGAAGCGCACGATCGGTTGAAGCTGCTTGGGATGACGCCGGAGGAATTTAAGCGATTGGAGCAAAGCAGGGAAATCCGGTCCGTCGTGCCGATCGTGGCGCCCTTCGCGGGGCGCGTCATCTCCCGCAAGCTGACGCGGGGAGAGGTCGTCGAAACGACCGAGAACCTCTTTGTCATCGCGGATCTGTCGGAAGTATGGGTGTTGGCCAATATTCCCGAAAAAGACATCCCCTTCGTGCACGCCGTTCACGCGTCCAAAGGCACCAAGGCGGAGGTGCGCGTGAACGCCTATCCGGGCGAAGTATTTCATGGCACGATCACCTACGTGGGGGACGTGTTGGACCCCTCGACCCGCACCATGCAACTGCGCATTGAATTGCCCAATTCGGACGGGCGATTCAAACCGGAGATGTTCGCGACGGTTCGCCTCTTCTCCGAACCGCAGCTGGATCGCTTGGCCGTGCCGGACGCGGCGTTGCAGCATGATCAAGGCAAGACGTTCGTCTTCGTCCAGCGCAAAGCGACCGAATACGAAGTGCGAGAAGTCGAAGTCGGCGAGTCCAACGGCGCGCTGACGTCGATTCTCGCCGGTCTCGATGAAGGAGAACGGATCGTCACCCACGGCGCCTTTCTGTTGAAGTCCGAGCTGCTGAAAAAACAGGTCTGA
- a CDS encoding CusA/CzcA family heavy metal efflux RND transporter: MVSRLLDVSLRQRLLIVLLSLLIAGGGLYAFRTIPIDAFPDVTSVLVQVVTKAPGLSPPEVERLVTYPIELQLTGVPAVTEMRSLTKVGLSLVTIVFDDSMDINLARQLVLERLLEVEELLPPGAEPMLMPNSTGLGEVFQYYLDGPSNPPTDDAEEYRRLIDQRTIQDWVIRPLLKGTPEVIDVNSMGGYVKQYQVLVEPAMLRKYNLSLREVFEAVARNNANAGGNILEKHAEKYIVRGRGLIRSLEDIERIVVKEVGGTPVFVGDIANVVIGHAVRHGATLLNGEREVVSGIVLMLRGGNARDVVEGIKSRIEDIHAKELLPNGMRIVPFYDRIELITAALNTVYKALAEGVTLVVVVLFLFLGNIRSALIVVATLILGPLATFIVMGQVGLTANLMSLGGLAIAIGMMVDGSVVVVENVYRHLSHQSSAGVSKSELIREAVKEVGQPVVFGILIIIVVFLPLLSLQGMEGKMFKPLAYTIMIALLVSLVLSLTLSPVLCSLALTRGSEDDPWIVRAAKGLYAPALRWALGHRLVVVTLAVGALVGSLVLVPFLGSEFIPILNEGAMAPQTIRLPSVSLEASLAIEKRAQRAIMEFPEVEMAVSKIGRTELGNDPQEPNESDPVVRLRPLDQWTTAKTMPELMQKVRERLSQVTGATFLISQPIQQRVDELISGVRTEATVKLFGDDLEVLRTKAEEIAAVLGTVRGVRDIKVEQLFGQPYLTIDIDRGKIARHGLNVADVRQIITTAIGGEVATRVFEGQQRFDLVVRFPEQYRDGMEAISNILLMDQTGALIPLADLGTIKLEEGPGRISRERLQRYVSIGFNTLGRDIGSLVAEAQRKIAQQVVLPTGYTVSWGGSFENMERAMSRLRVIVPVTIGLIFLLLYSTFGSLRQAVLIILNLPFALIGGVVALWITGEYLSVPASVGFINLFGVAVLNGIVLVSYMNKLREDGYGLDDAVMSGALLRLRPVLMTALVALLGLVPLALANGIGSEVQRPLAIVVIGGLVTSTLLTLILLPVLYRWIESRPSETGSTARREAMVNRLETGAVVTHGAGSGGTVMIAMILGASLVLGVVLGGGGAAVVEGREKPAEARADRGRKIYLKYCAGCHGVEGKGDGYKLLGADPAALAAPSTQRKFDTTLLKTIHEGKAAMPPWNVRLSEQEERDVLAYIRTLHQ, encoded by the coding sequence ATGGTCTCTCGTCTTCTCGATGTTTCTCTTCGCCAGCGGCTGCTGATCGTCCTGCTCTCGCTTCTGATCGCCGGCGGAGGGCTCTATGCGTTCAGGACCATTCCCATCGACGCGTTTCCGGACGTGACGAGCGTGCTGGTGCAGGTCGTGACCAAAGCGCCCGGTCTCTCGCCCCCCGAGGTCGAACGGTTGGTGACCTATCCGATTGAATTGCAACTGACCGGCGTGCCCGCCGTCACCGAGATGCGATCTCTGACGAAAGTGGGGCTCTCGCTGGTGACGATCGTGTTCGACGATTCGATGGACATCAATCTCGCGCGCCAACTGGTGCTCGAGCGGCTTCTTGAAGTGGAGGAATTGCTCCCCCCCGGCGCCGAGCCGATGTTGATGCCCAACAGCACGGGACTCGGCGAGGTGTTTCAATACTATCTGGATGGGCCGAGCAATCCGCCGACGGACGACGCGGAGGAGTATCGACGACTCATCGATCAACGCACGATCCAGGATTGGGTCATCCGCCCCCTGTTGAAGGGCACGCCCGAGGTGATCGACGTCAATTCGATGGGGGGCTACGTCAAGCAATATCAAGTGCTGGTCGAGCCGGCCATGCTGCGGAAGTACAACCTCTCGTTGCGCGAAGTATTCGAGGCCGTGGCCAGAAACAACGCCAACGCCGGCGGCAATATTTTGGAGAAACACGCCGAGAAGTACATCGTGCGGGGGCGCGGCCTGATCCGTTCGCTTGAGGACATCGAGCGCATCGTCGTCAAAGAAGTCGGGGGGACGCCGGTGTTCGTGGGAGACATCGCCAACGTCGTGATCGGACACGCCGTGCGCCATGGGGCGACGCTGCTCAACGGCGAGCGCGAAGTCGTGAGCGGAATCGTTCTGATGTTGCGAGGGGGGAACGCCAGAGACGTGGTGGAAGGCATCAAATCGCGCATCGAGGACATCCATGCCAAGGAGCTGTTGCCGAACGGAATGCGCATCGTGCCGTTCTATGACCGGATCGAGCTGATCACCGCCGCGCTGAACACGGTGTACAAGGCTCTCGCCGAAGGCGTGACGCTGGTCGTCGTCGTGTTGTTTCTGTTTCTGGGCAATATTCGCAGCGCGCTGATCGTCGTGGCCACGTTGATACTCGGTCCGTTGGCTACGTTTATCGTGATGGGGCAGGTCGGATTAACGGCCAATCTCATGTCGCTCGGAGGCTTGGCCATCGCCATCGGCATGATGGTCGATGGATCGGTCGTGGTGGTGGAAAACGTCTATCGCCACCTGTCGCACCAATCGTCCGCCGGTGTCTCCAAATCAGAGCTCATCAGAGAGGCGGTCAAAGAAGTCGGCCAACCGGTGGTGTTCGGCATTCTCATCATCATCGTGGTGTTTCTGCCTCTGCTTTCCCTGCAAGGGATGGAGGGCAAGATGTTCAAACCCCTTGCCTATACCATCATGATTGCTCTGTTGGTTTCGCTGGTGCTCTCGCTCACGCTCTCTCCGGTCCTCTGCTCGTTGGCGTTGACACGCGGATCGGAGGACGATCCGTGGATCGTGAGAGCCGCCAAAGGGTTGTATGCTCCGGCGCTGCGATGGGCGCTGGGGCATCGTCTTGTCGTGGTGACGCTGGCGGTCGGCGCGTTGGTCGGCAGCCTGGTGTTGGTCCCCTTTTTGGGGAGCGAATTCATTCCCATTTTGAACGAAGGAGCCATGGCCCCCCAAACGATCCGACTGCCGAGCGTGTCGCTGGAAGCCTCCCTTGCCATCGAGAAACGAGCGCAACGGGCGATCATGGAGTTCCCGGAAGTCGAGATGGCGGTCTCGAAGATCGGTCGCACGGAGTTAGGCAACGATCCTCAGGAGCCGAACGAGAGCGATCCCGTCGTCAGGCTGCGCCCGCTCGATCAATGGACGACGGCGAAGACGATGCCGGAGTTGATGCAGAAGGTCAGAGAACGGCTCTCGCAGGTGACGGGCGCGACGTTTTTGATCAGCCAACCTATCCAACAGCGGGTGGACGAGTTGATTTCCGGGGTCAGAACCGAGGCGACGGTCAAGTTGTTCGGCGACGACTTGGAGGTGCTCCGAACCAAAGCCGAGGAAATCGCCGCCGTGCTTGGAACCGTGCGCGGCGTTCGCGACATCAAGGTCGAGCAATTGTTCGGTCAACCCTATCTCACGATAGATATTGATCGTGGCAAGATCGCGCGGCATGGGTTGAACGTGGCCGACGTGCGGCAGATCATCACGACGGCGATCGGCGGCGAAGTAGCGACGCGGGTGTTTGAAGGTCAGCAACGCTTCGATCTCGTCGTTCGATTTCCGGAACAGTATCGGGACGGGATGGAGGCCATCAGCAACATTTTGTTGATGGACCAGACCGGGGCGCTGATTCCCTTGGCGGATCTCGGCACGATCAAACTCGAAGAAGGACCGGGTCGGATCAGCAGGGAGCGCCTTCAACGGTATGTTTCGATTGGCTTCAACACGTTGGGCCGCGACATCGGCAGTCTGGTGGCCGAGGCGCAACGCAAAATCGCGCAGCAAGTCGTGCTTCCCACCGGCTATACGGTGTCATGGGGCGGCTCGTTCGAGAACATGGAGCGGGCCATGTCAAGGCTGCGCGTCATTGTTCCGGTGACGATCGGGCTGATCTTTTTATTGCTCTATTCGACGTTCGGCTCCCTTCGCCAGGCCGTGCTCATCATTCTCAATCTTCCCTTCGCTTTGATCGGCGGAGTGGTGGCGCTGTGGATCACGGGCGAGTATCTGAGCGTGCCGGCGTCCGTCGGGTTCATCAATCTCTTCGGCGTTGCCGTCTTAAACGGTATCGTGTTGGTGTCGTACATGAACAAGCTCCGTGAAGACGGGTATGGTCTGGACGACGCCGTGATGTCGGGCGCGTTGTTGCGGTTGCGGCCCGTGCTGATGACGGCCTTGGTAGCCTTGCTCGGTCTGGTGCCACTGGCTCTGGCGAACGGTATTGGATCGGAAGTGCAGCGTCCGTTGGCGATCGTCGTCATTGGAGGTTTGGTCACCTCCACGTTGTTGACGTTGATTCTCTTGCCCGTGCTCTATCGATGGATAGAAAGCCGACCGAGCGAAACCGGTTCGACTGCACGACGAGAGGCAATGGTCAACCGGCTTGAAACCGGCGCGGTCGTCACTCATGGGGCGGGCAGTGGTGGGACGGTCATGATCGCGATGATCCTCGGCGCATCGCTGGTGCTTGGAGTCGTCCTGGGTGGAGGGGGAGCAGCAGTGGTGGAAGGCCGGGAAAAGCCGGCAGAGGCAAGAGCCGATCGGGGGAGGAAGATCTATCTGAAGTACTGTGCCGGCTGCCATGGTGTCGAAGGAAAAGGCGATGGCTACAAGTTGCTAGGTGCCGATCCCGCCGCGTTGGCTGCTCCCTCGACCCAGAGAAAGTTCGACACGACGTTGCTGAAGACTATTCACGAGGGCAAAGCCGCCATGCCGCCTTGGAACGTTCGCCTCTCCGAGCAAGAAGAGCGGGACGTGCTCGCCTACATTCGGACGTTGCATCAGTAA
- the rpsR gene encoding 30S ribosomal protein S18, whose translation MVEEQRRRVIDDTTPVDWKNVEWLRKFLTEHGRILPRRLTGNSWQRQREIARAIKRARHMALLPFGGRLNADRNRI comes from the coding sequence ATGGTTGAAGAACAACGTCGTCGCGTGATCGACGACACTACACCGGTGGATTGGAAGAATGTGGAATGGTTGCGCAAGTTTCTGACCGAACACGGGCGGATCCTGCCTCGTCGTCTCACGGGCAACAGTTGGCAACGACAACGGGAGATCGCTCGCGCGATCAAACGTGCGCGACACATGGCGCTGTTGCCGTTTGGTGGACGGCTGAATGCCGACCGAAACAGAATCTAA
- the rpsN gene encoding 30S ribosomal protein S14, with translation MAKLSSVLRNEKRKQLVAKYAEQRKALKAIIKRHDSTPEEKRRAQDALNRLPRNSSPVRVRNRCALSGRVRGYLRRFGISRIDFRLLALKGEIPGVRKSSW, from the coding sequence ATGGCGAAACTCAGCAGCGTGTTGCGCAACGAAAAACGCAAACAGTTGGTCGCCAAGTATGCCGAACAGCGTAAGGCGCTCAAGGCGATCATTAAACGGCACGACAGCACTCCGGAGGAAAAACGACGAGCTCAAGACGCACTCAACCGTCTGCCGCGCAACTCATCACCGGTACGGGTGCGGAATCGCTGCGCGCTATCGGGCCGCGTGCGGGGCTACCTGCGGCGGTTCGGCATCTCACGCATTGACTTTCGATTGCTGGCGCTCAAGGGGGAAATCCCCGGCGTCAGGAAATCGAGCTGGTAA
- a CDS encoding type B 50S ribosomal protein L31, with protein MKPGIHPTNYRPVVFHDVAIDKRWIMMSTVETHETTVWEDGRTYPLYRVETSMYSHPLYTGTQRIVDAEGRVEKFNKKYRLHRT; from the coding sequence ATGAAGCCGGGTATTCATCCGACGAACTACCGTCCCGTCGTCTTCCATGACGTGGCGATCGACAAACGGTGGATCATGATGTCCACCGTTGAGACTCACGAAACGACGGTCTGGGAAGACGGCCGAACCTATCCACTCTACAGAGTGGAAACGTCCATGTACTCGCATCCGCTGTACACGGGGACCCAGCGGATTGTCGATGCCGAGGGGCGGGTTGAGAAATTCAACAAGAAGTATCGTCTTCACCGAACATGA
- a CDS encoding GTP-binding protein: MHKVSVIVVSGFVGAGKTTLVGHLVQELGPARTAVMAEAGSVWVPEEVEANLSCDRHGARDPCSFRRRLADAIMEAARFGRCETILIENSGGTDPLLVANLFEAHTPDGDALSMVARLDHLITVIDAERFWLDYESGDTLGERGVRWGPDRDRAVAELLADQVECATALVLNKCDRVTQDERLRLERFLRLANPDAALVTVSSGRPGSIASSLPAGGSSDIKPGWMQLLSGDLLADHQCAMDGLLVYRAKRPFHPMRFWQFIQDEWPGVMRSKGYFWIASQPKTCYMWSQAGANCLYERLGRWWVAIPDQHWPKGEGALEELRKVWDLEFGDRRIELAFIGEHMDRSALTRRLDECLLTRDELCLDEELWRAFRDPFKKASWEKRHGRSEWRHR; the protein is encoded by the coding sequence ATGCACAAAGTGAGCGTGATCGTGGTGTCGGGATTTGTCGGCGCCGGAAAGACCACTCTAGTGGGCCATCTTGTCCAAGAATTGGGTCCGGCACGAACCGCCGTCATGGCGGAAGCTGGTTCAGTCTGGGTCCCAGAGGAGGTGGAAGCCAATCTGTCGTGTGATCGGCATGGTGCCCGTGATCCTTGTTCGTTTCGGCGGCGTCTTGCCGACGCGATCATGGAGGCGGCCCGCTTCGGGCGGTGCGAGACCATTCTGATCGAAAATTCCGGTGGGACGGATCCGCTGCTTGTCGCCAATCTGTTCGAGGCACACACTCCCGATGGCGACGCGCTGTCCATGGTCGCCCGGCTTGATCATCTGATCACCGTCATCGATGCCGAGCGGTTCTGGCTGGATTATGAATCGGGAGACACGCTGGGGGAGCGGGGAGTCAGGTGGGGGCCGGATCGTGACCGGGCTGTGGCCGAACTCCTCGCCGACCAGGTGGAATGTGCCACGGCGCTTGTGCTGAACAAGTGCGATCGCGTGACGCAGGACGAACGGCTGCGTCTTGAGCGGTTTCTGCGATTGGCCAATCCCGATGCGGCTTTGGTGACCGTGTCATCGGGAAGACCTGGATCAATCGCGAGTTCGCTTCCGGCTGGCGGGAGCAGTGATATCAAGCCGGGATGGATGCAACTGCTGAGCGGCGATCTTTTGGCCGATCATCAATGTGCCATGGACGGTCTGTTGGTGTACCGAGCGAAGCGTCCTTTTCATCCGATGCGATTCTGGCAGTTCATTCAGGATGAGTGGCCGGGCGTGATGCGCTCCAAGGGATACTTCTGGATCGCCTCGCAACCCAAGACTTGTTACATGTGGTCGCAGGCCGGGGCCAACTGCCTTTACGAGCGGTTGGGCCGCTGGTGGGTGGCGATTCCGGATCAGCACTGGCCGAAGGGAGAAGGGGCGCTCGAGGAGCTGCGGAAGGTGTGGGATCTCGAATTCGGGGATCGCCGGATCGAGCTGGCCTTTATCGGGGAACACATGGATCGTTCCGCTTTGACGAGACGACTGGATGAGTGTCTCTTGACGAGGGACGAACTGTGCCTGGACGAAGAACTCTGGCGTGCATTTCGAGATCCCTTCAAAAAAGCGAGCTGGGAGAAACGGCATGGTCGATCGGAATGGCGGCATCGCTGA
- the rpmB gene encoding 50S ribosomal protein L28 — protein sequence MGQYCQVTGKRPVFGNNVSHANNKTRRRFLPNLQRKRYLLKDENRWITLTVSTHGMKIIDKKGLARVVAEMRAAGEKV from the coding sequence ATGGGACAATATTGTCAAGTGACGGGCAAGCGACCGGTGTTCGGCAACAATGTAAGTCACGCGAACAACAAAACCAGGCGGCGCTTTCTACCGAATCTGCAGCGGAAACGCTACCTCTTGAAAGACGAGAACCGCTGGATCACCCTGACCGTCTCCACCCACGGGATGAAGATCATCGACAAGAAGGGCCTCGCCAGGGTCGTAGCCGAGATGCGGGCGGCTGGAGAGAAGGTTTAG
- the rpmG gene encoding 50S ribosomal protein L33, whose protein sequence is MREVIAIACIIGCDTPGKSIYWTTKNKKNDPDRIELKKYCSFCRKHAVHKEKR, encoded by the coding sequence ATGCGTGAGGTCATTGCGATCGCTTGTATCATCGGCTGCGACACACCGGGCAAGTCGATCTATTGGACGACGAAGAATAAGAAAAATGATCCGGACCGGATCGAACTGAAGAAATATTGTTCCTTCTGCCGCAAGCACGCGGTGCACAAGGAAAAGCGGTAA